The Helianthus annuus cultivar XRQ/B unplaced genomic scaffold, HanXRQr2.0-SUNRISE HanXRQChr00c291, whole genome shotgun sequence nucleotide sequence TTGTATCATTGTGTGTCGTATTGTATTGTATAATATCGTGTCGTAGTTTATTATACATTATACGTAACCAACCAACGAATCCAAACATTATAAATAAACATTACATATATAAATAAACTGAAATTGCAAATTTAACTAGATAATAAGTTTGTTCATACATAACATAATACAAATACAACAAAAATTGAAAATGCAAAAAAGgacaacaaactatcctaaaccgGCGGATCCTGACGGTTGTGTTATCGGAAGGGGCCTCACACCAGGATCAGTGTTCGCCTAGATATCCCCCTGAATCACCCGTAGCAAGGGTGCTTCAGTATGGGCGTGGTAGGCGTCTATCTAGTACTATAACCAACCCTCCATCCTATGTAACGCATCCGAAATAGCCGAAAACAATTGATCATACTAAATGTGTTGGGGGTACTAGGCACCTCCTGCGGCTGCGATGGCGGTGGTGAGAGGTCTCGGTCCACTCCACGGCAGGAGGTATGACCTCCGACAACTGGCGGGGGACAAAAATGCGGCTATCGCGGTCGTGAAAGCGAAGGCTGACCCCCAGAAAGTCGTACGTGATACGCATGCAGGTCAACTATATGTAGCAGGCTTTGTCTGACTCTGGAAATTGTAATTACTCTATATTAGTCATGTAAAACTATGCAACTCGTATAGAAGGTGTCAATTTAAGAAATTTAGGTGTCCAAATAATATAATCCTTATTTTATACAATTATTTTATGACAATATATATTAATCATGTTTAAATTCACTTATTTAATTAATGAGAGTTAATATTCACACATCACTCCTCTCTATCtctctttatacatacatacatatatatatatatatatatatatatatatatatatatagtgaaaaaAGGGTGTGAAAACACGGCTCCCCCCCGTCCCGGATCGTCGCACGCGTCCCACACCGCCCTCCTAAGGCCCGTCGCGACGCCTTCGTCGTCTAGGAGACGTTGGAGACGGGGTGAAGGTTTCAAAAAGTGGGCCCCACTCAACGGTAACATGcctattatattaaaaaaaatcaccCAAACCACTATATATTCAACCTTTTCACcccatttttttttaccaaaaaccTCTACTTTTCAccccatttttataaaaaaattctcTCCCAACCTTAAAAAAATATGGATCCCTACAAcccaaataatcccaactcaagTTCACTCCCGTTTTCGTCATCCGGCTACACACCCGTCATGGAAAACTCTTTTGCGGGTTACCAACAAATGCCCAACGCTTTCAACCAACGAAACCAATACCCTATGCAACAACCCAACATTCCGTTCAACCAAATGCAAATGCAACCAACCCCACAAACATTCAACATGCCATATCAACAAATGCAAATGCAGCAGCTAATGCAAAACCCGCTAAATATGTCATATCAACCACCGCCACAAGCACATCCAACACAAatcgaggaagaagatgatgacATAGAGGTTGTGCCAGAAACGCAACCTCAACCTTcaaaaaagaaaaagacaaatgGAAAGGGTAAAAAAGAAGAGGCATTGTCCAAACAACAACAAAGGCCATGGTCAAAAATTGAGGAAGAGGCCTTGGCCAAGGCATATATTGGGTCGTCAAGGAATCCTATACTcggtaaaaaaaaattcattatATTACTATTGTTATTAAATATTTTTGTACATTATATTTTTGTTagaaaatattattattgttaataaaatttatttgtacactatatttttctaacaaaatattattattgttactaATTTGTAGGTAATAATCAATCAACCGATGGGTTTTGGCAAGAAATCCATGATATATTCCACAAGATTATGAAACAAGGCGAGTACAGAACCGTTGATTCTATCGGCTCCAAGTGGCGCAAGATGAATACGTTGATCCAACGCTTTTGTGGGTTTTATAACCAAACGCTCACCAACAAACCGAGTGGGTGGAACAACGAAAATGTTTTCCATGAGGCGATGCATTTATACGAAAATGAACATAAGT carries:
- the LOC110867010 gene encoding glutathione S-transferase T3-like, which encodes MDPYNPNNPNSSSLPFSSSGYTPVMENSFAGYQQMPNAFNQRNQYPMQQPNIPFNQMQMQPTPQTFNMPYQQMQMQQLMQNPLNMSYQPPPQAHPTQIEEEDDDIEVVPETQPQPSKKKKTNGKGKKEEALSKQQQRPWSKIEEEALAKAYIGSSRNPILGNNQSTDGFWQEIHDIFHKIMKQGEYRTVDSIGSKWRKMNTLIQRFCGFYNQTLTNKPSGWNNENVFHEAMHLYENEHKSSFPHVRAWQVVKDSPKWAATPNEVASAKRATKRSKTSESGSYSVGASTGRCQININDEPEFDEKPIGEEERPQEGTKLKR